A genomic region of Raphanus sativus cultivar WK10039 chromosome 6, ASM80110v3, whole genome shotgun sequence contains the following coding sequences:
- the LOC108807043 gene encoding transcription factor GTE12, with amino-acid sequence MVGITKLRIKFGPEGSVKAIQTFNNCTNPKSTEKPDIIKPLNQSRKRGPDELEEVQANKKQKLNRVLSSQCLALLKSLRGHKFGWLFGEPVDPVKMKIPDYFSVISKPMDLGTIGSKLLKNVYSSVDEFAADVRLTFDNALSYNPPDNFVHDVARELLESFEARWESLMRKKVLDLHGDKVTEGSKRQPVEVGWVRQSSPETSASSGRFSVEFPKRVKEKSQKIPLLSKSVTKLSKKDTTVVTPTALAAKLRIKKLEQGLGSTVENPRKGSTPTSACKCSSCGRITCICLKSCNSSGSEVSTLTDCLVKDNSVSQASESDPHSNGSISSKNDCVSSQLDTPLDNELKKPLPPMPPLPPEKAIRAALLKCQFAETILKAKHRKVLDKSNKSDLIRIQIEKEQMEKTQREEKARIEAEIAAAKLAARIRAQAELKEKRERERLELEKMVKEVDFEENNPWKFNEIMINLCGTCDPTRTWLPELGLFLINEDDSDEDDSEISDAMRIDDLEEGEIM; translated from the exons ATGGTTGGAATAACCAAACTGAGGATAAAGTTTGGACCTGAAGGCTCTGTCAAAGCTATCCAAACGTTCAACAACTGCACTAACCCCAAGAGCACTGAGAAACCAGATATAATTAAACCTCTGAATCAGTCGAGGAAGCGTGGACCTGACGAGCTAGAGGAGGTTCAAGCTAACAAGAAGCAGAAGCTGAACCGTGTTTTGTCTAGTCAGTGCCTCGCCCTCTTGAAATCGTTGAGGGGGCACAAGTTTGGGTGGCTGTTTGGCGAGCCTGTGGATCCCGTTAAGATGAAGATTCCTGATTACTTCTCTGTGATATCGAAGCCCATGGATCTAGGCACTATCGGTTCCAAGCTTTTGAAGAATGTGTATAGCAGCGTGGATGAGTTTGCGGCGGATGTCAGGTTGACTTTTGATAATGCGTTGAGCTATAATCCTCCGGATAATTTTGTTCACGATGTGGCGAGGGAGCTTCTGGAGAGTTTTGAGGCTAGATGGGAATCGCTTATGAGGAAAAAGGTTTTGGATTTACACGGTGACAAAGTCACAGAAGGTTCTAAAAGGCAACCAGTTGAAGTGGGTTGGGTTAGACAGAGCAGCCCTGAAACATCAGCTTCCTCCGGGAGGTTCTCTGTGGAGTTTCCTAAACGGGTGAAAGAGAAGTCACAAAAGATTCCTCTTTTGTCAAAATCAGTGACAAAGCTGAGCAAAAAGGATACAACTGTTGTCACACCGACGGCTTTAGCAGCCAAG TTGAGGATTAAGAAATTGGAGCAGGGCCTTGGTTCGACTGTGGAAAACCCAAGAAAAG GTTCGACTCCAACTTCAGCCTGCAAATGTAGTTCATGTGGTAGGATAACTTGCATATGCCTCAAGTCCTGTAACTCATCTGGAAGTGAAGTTTCTACATTGACG GATTGTCTGGTAAAGGACAATTCAGTCTCACAGGCGAGCGAGTCAGATCCACATTCCAATG gGTCTATAAGCTCAAAGAATGATTGTGTCAGTTCTCAGCTTGATACACCTTTGGATAATG AGTTGAAAAAGCCATTACCTCCTATGCCTCCGTTGCCACCAGAGAAGGCTATTCGTGCTGCATTACTCAAATGTCAATTCGCAGAGACCATCCTGAAAGCTAAACACCGAAAAGTCCTTGACAAG AGTAACAAATCTGATCTAATTAGAATACAGATAGAAAAGGAACAGATGGAGAAAACTCAACGTGAAG AAAAAGCTAGAATTGAAGCAGAGATAGCAGCCGCTAAGCTTGCCGCAAGAATAAGAGCACAAGCCGAGTTGAAAGAGAAACGTGAGAGAGAACGGCTTGAGCTAGAAAAG ATGGTCAAAGAAGTTGACTTTGAAGAGAATAACCCCTGGAAGTTTAACGAGATTATGATTAATCTCTGTGGTACCTGTGATCCGACAAGAACTTGGTTACCTGAGTTGGGTCTGTTTTTAATAAACGAGGATGATTCGGATGAGGACGACTCAGAAATTTCTGATGCTATGAGAATCGACGATCTTGAGGAGGGAGAGATCATGTAG